gttctgaagccacaaacccaagactcgcatcgtaggtacctctcggaccatttggccctcaaccacaatgttaatcgaccctttggatttgtagcctttcgcgtgtttTCAGAACATAACTTTTTTTATCAATCAGCATGGATTTTTACATGCTTGATCTTGCCAAACGCAACAGTTTGAAATAATTATAAACTTGCATCACTCAATTCATTCTTTGCATTAAATTGAAGCGATGTTTGTAGACTTCGCGAAGGCTTTTGACGAGGTTCCACACTTGCGGCTTATTCATAAACTGACATTTCTTAACATAAATGCGACAATAATTAGGTGCATTACCAACTTTTTAACTAACCGGTTGCAATCAGTTTTCGTTAATGAATATTCGTTTCCCTTAATACACGTCAAATTAGGAGTACCGCAGGGTTCCATGCTCGGTCCtattttgtttttactttatatTATCGATATTAGAAATGATATGCATTGCATAgactatttgctgacgattgcgtgATCTACAGACAAATTATTAACCCTGAGGATAACTGTTACCTGCAGTCTGACCTAGACAATCTCAGTAAATGGTGCAATAAGTGGCGGATGGAAATTAACATTAATAAAACAAAAGCTATCAGATTCGGCACTACAGCTAAAGCTAGCTGTGTTATGCGATTACATATTAAACAACGTTCCCATAGCCTCTGTATCCACAATAAAATATCTGGGTGTTCATTTGTATTCCGATATGTCATGGAACACTCATACAGACGCGATTGTTAGTGAAGCATCCAGATCACTTGGATTTATAAGGCGCAATTTGCTGTCGGCTAACTCGGAGACCAAGCTTCTTGCTTACACCACCTTAGTACGCTCTCATATCGAATACGCCTGCTTAATTTCGAATCCACATGAGGCCTACCTCAAACACAAACTGGAGTCTCTGCAAAATAAGGCTGCTCGCTTCATCACACGAAACTACTCACGTACATCAAGCGTTACGGAAATCAAATTTTCCCTTATTCTAGCTCCTCTGGAAAAACGCAGGCTACTGACACTACTGTCATTCTTTCATAAACGTTGCCACAATCAGTCGTCCCACGTTGCTCTAAATATCAGGCCAGCTCACCATGTGTCTTCACGACTTGATCACCAACTCAAAATCGAACCTATCTTCGCCCGCACCAATCTGTTTTCCCCCTCACCTCTCCTCCTCGCCATCCGTCAATGGAATCGGCTTCCTGCTGACATCACGTGCATAGTTAATCATGACTCATTTGTAAATAGTTTAAAGCTGTACCTAGAAATCTGAACTAATGATTATCAGTAATCCTTTCCGCCTCCCCTCTCAAATAAAGGGGACAgggaaaggaaacaaatggattaaaaaatgtaaagaaaaaataaatttcaTCCTATTACTCCTTGCTGTTACGTTCCAATTACATTTCCTAATGTTCTGATTTAATCTGTAATTCCTTTGATGTTCTGTGATGTATACTAAAAATCATTGTTTTATTTAGGGATGTTTTATCAGATGCATGTAGTACCGCCCATTATGATAAATGTTTGAAGTTTTTTAGGAACCTTGAACCTTGTGATTATCatactattttttttctctctcattgtATATACTCTGTAGTAAGTCGTTCTACTTGCGCTAATTCGTGTTTAGTGATTCTTGTTTTCTAATTTATGTTTTCTCTGTTTAATTATCTATTTTGTGCCCCGTTCATTGTAATCCCCCTTATGTAATGTCCTCTGGGCTTTTAgggtacatgaataaaaaaattcCTACATAgtaaataaagttctttgtctgtctgtctgtactaGGATCGAAGTGTCAGTGGTCGGCCGGTTATTCCAGCATTGCGCTTcgtccaagcgccctttccttTACCACCTTTTACGGTGTTTTTCTGCTTTCCCTCAAacaacattaaaataaaacgcaCCAAGCAGCGAGGGTTACAAATGCATAGAAATCGTACTCTCGCGCAAAGCCACAGAGCCCGAAACCACGGGCAGAATAAAATACTAATAAACGGGCAGCACCTGCAAACCAAAGTGTCAGGGTGATTGACCTAAGCGTTGTCACTCCGTCTCCCGCTTGTAACCGCGTACACTTTGGAAAAACCCGAAAACGCGGTAGCTTAATAATTGCGGGTCATTAGTTAACGAAAGCTGTCAATGCGACACTTTATGTTCGCCTACACTTGCCAAGTAAACACTCGTTCTGAACGGGGTTCCTACAATGATAAATGGCTGCGGTCTTACAAAAGGTTTCCCAACAACGGTCTCAATGGGCAAAGTGCGCGCAGTGCCTGATGACAACGGCGTTTGCGCGCTCTGTGTCGTCACCGCGATAGTCACCCACATCTGACCGTCAATTCTCCCAGTGTGCTTCGCTCATCAAGACTCAAGTGTCATCGGCCACATGCCGCTAGCTGCTTCTTTGCCCCCTCTTTGCAGCCGTTCCGTTCGGCGAAACCAGGACGGAGGAAAACGCCGATCCCAAGCTTTGCGAGCAATAATTAAAGAAATAGCTCACGCTTTCCAGCAGCAGGCTCACACACTCCATCATTGAATAGCGATTTATCTTCTGTCGGCCAAAAGTCGGAAAAAGAAAGGAGAACCTCAGTCTCACTAACGACatatcttttttatttttttcccttggTGATGGCTCGTTCTCGGACTAAGCAAAAACGTTTTCGTCAACCGAGACCGGCTTAAATGTGAAGAACGTCCGCTATCTTCAGGTAACTGCGAATGTGCAGCCAGGAGTCGTGGTCGATGTCGGCGAGCTGTCGCCTGGCATCGGGATGACGCAGACACGCCACCCTGTCCTTGACGACGCCAGCCATTGCCATAAACTCATCAAGGCTACAGTGGCGCACACGCAGAAGGGCGCTGCTGATCATCTTTTGCGCTTCGGCTTTTGTGACGTCAGCACCTTCGATAACCATTTCGAGGAGGCGTGGGTGGCCATGCATCAGCTCGACGGCATCCGCGCCTTCCAAGGTGTCTTGCTCGCCTAGCACGAACTGTGCAGCGGCAGAGACGGCGGAGGCATTCCTTCTGGTCGCgtgctgcatgaaaaaaaaaaaaaagacaggacgTCGTGGTTAAAGCAGAATATATGATGATAAGTCTGAAGCAGTCTAAATTTCTGAAGTGGTTGATACTGGGCGCACCAGTAGAAGTGTAGAATGTTTGATAACAATAACGAAACGGAAATAACTGTTTCACATCATAGGTCACCGCTTCACTTATTCTGTAGCAGAGTAGATCTCGGAAACAGTCGATAAGAGTTCATAGCCGCGTGAGTGAAACAAACCAAGAACAACTATAATACCTCTATTACAGAAATATGCATTCagagcaaacgtcacaaacgaCCTCTATTTTCTATGCGCAAGAACATATATGATTGAGAAATTGCAACCTGTGATGGCAATAAAAATATGTTCACTGCTCTTTTTAAAGCGAATTTGCTTTGCCTGCTCTCCTTGTTTTCCGCCATGGCCTCTGCGATTACTTCACATGTCAAGGTGCTAACATTTAAGCCTCCCGCCCGTGAGGTAAAACACCCACTTCGCCTGTGTTTACCGGAAcgccggacaagctaaaactttCTAATAACTACATGCATAGCTGTCGAGCGTCTTTCATACCTCAttgattatttttctttattaaaACTTCCCTATCTAATATGAACAATTACGTATGCCTTCAAGGGATTTGGTCATGTTATCCACTTCGATGTTTTTATTTCCCAATAAGTGCTTATCTGgagtgctgaccagttgcccgaCTGCTTCCTTGTGGACACATCTCGCCACCTACGGAGCCGCCGCAAAATCCACGCGTGGCCTCCTAAATGCGATCGCCAGTGATGCTTGCCAACCATTCCAAATTTAGCGGCAGAATCCTGACTTGTGAGAAAAGGCCCCGAGTCACGATTTGACTAAGCGAGATGTGACAACTATTACTTTTTTATTCTGCTGACCGAGAATCCATAAACtagatttcgttttttttttttttttcaaatgcatgACAACGCGGTTGCTCATTCTTCTCTTTTGCCTTCTGTTGTACTGTGACAAAGATAAAGGCGGCTCAGTTTTTGCCGTGGCTTTACTTCTGTTGTCGGTCTTAACTGTTCACAGTATCTATATTTGTGGACTTATTGAAATTCTTATTATCCACGCAGCTACTGCATCTTGCTAGTTATAAATCGTGACATGGTGCGTCTAAAAAGATTTTAAACTTGGTTGCACGGTGGCTGCCACTGACACGGTTGTTCGTCGCCAGCACCCCTCCTTCCATTTCTCGAGCCGTCTTTCCGTCCCGACTTTGTGCACTCCAGAGTTAATTGGCAACCCTATAGCAAGTTCCcccgcttttttctttcttttatttactaGAGAGCGGCGCACCCTGGCGCCCATGTTGACGTGAATGAGGATCATTAAACTGCGGCACATACCCAATACATAGGGGCGCAGCTTGTTAGAGCGTGTGGTTTATGCGCAAAGAAACACTTGTGACTCAGGTTCGGTTCCACCCAGCAGAAATTTATAGTTTTTATTTCGTTGAGGTGGTTGGAGAAAACTGTTAGAGACTTAAATGGGTACGAAAAGGGAATGAAGTTGAATAAGAATACTAAACGCATTAAAAAGAGCAGCCTTTATAACTGATGTGGCAACGACCAGGCGCTTTTGCTAACCAAATAATTTGCGCTGCGCTAGCTAAATTCGATGAGTGCCATGAAGTTCCCTACAAGCAATACTAGAGTAAATTGTTGAATGGATTTTTCAACTACACTATGGGAATGATCTATGCGAAAAGAACTAGGGGTATCTCTAATCCTATAGTGTCTACGCTATTAGATGAGTTTGTCTGCAGATAACTGTTGATTTAACCGTTCTTATGAAATTAAGTTAGCTTTACATAGTTCATAAACACAAACAGTGCTCTAAAACGCAGGCGCAATTCGAAACGGCACATATGTGGAATAATTGTGAATTGTGGCATGTATGTTGCGATATTGCGCTCTTGAAATAGATCCATTTACCATGACACAAAACCGTTTCAAGGCCACAATGACGAAGGTCAGACAATATGTGTACTTAACCCCGTTCCTGTCCTGCATCAAAAGGCATGCTCGGAGATCCCGTAGACACTATAGGATCAGGGATACCCCTAGTTCTTTTCGCAGAAAGCTCTACGGTACGTTCTGCACATTGCACTCTCTTCAGTAGCTCAACACTTTCCTTGTGATAGGGAACGATCAAAAAGAGTCATACCAAGATGTCCGCCAGAGCGATGTCGTTGGCGTCGGATGCTCCCGTAAACGACTCGATCATGAAGAACCGACATTTGGGCTCTGTTCGATCCATTGCATCAGGCATGGAAGTGGAAGTGCAGCCAGGCGTCGCGGTGAAATCCGTGATGCTGATGCTCTTGTTAGCGCCATCCGCCAGCACAGCGAAGTCGTAGTCGGACAGTTGCGCTCCCCTGACGCAGACTCTGACTAGATTAAGGTTAGCGGCCAGCGCTGACACGAGTTCGGACTGCACGTCCCGCTGCTCCTGTGGGGTCAGATAGTCACGAACGTCACTCAGGTCTATGTCGACATCAATTAGCGCGGACGGGCCCCTTATACACGCCGCCAACGCGGAGAAATCATTGCGATCGAAGTTATAGCAGTCAACCTGCAGTGACGTTACGTGAGCGCAACCAGCGACCACGCCGAAAGCTGAGATAACTAACTGCGTGCGGAAATATTCGTTGCGCATAACATAGCTGTGTCCGATGCTTGCACTGCTGATTTGCGGGCATTCCTGCAGCTGCTTTGTAGTCAGGTGCGTGTAATGCCCCTTGATGACCACTCGATCCTTCAGGCCTCGATTTCGGATCGTTGCACACACTCTGTCCAGGCCGTCAATGATGGGCAAGGAGTGGACTACCACCGACACGAGAGAGTTATTGTCCGCTATTGCATGGAAGAAGTCGTGGCACTCAGCTTCTCCGAAGCCCCTCAAGTCGATGCCAAGCTTTTTGAGCGGGGAGTTCGGCATCGGCAGGGCTGCTAGCCAGGGCTTCATGCATTGCGCTGCTTCCGGATGCGGACGCAGAACACTTGGAAACCAGATTGCTGCTTCACATTGGCAGTGCGTCGTAGGGAGCCTCAGGCTGCGTAGTGTGGCGCTCTGAGTGATCACTTCGGCAAATAGGGCAACCGTGTATACACTGGAAACATACATAAAAATAACGTGTTAGTTCAAACATAATGAAATATCAACTAGAATAATAGCGTGATAAAAGCAATAAACATTAGATTTTCTAGATGCACTCACTTTAGAAACTAAAATCCACGTTCCTAAACAGGTAGTAGAGGAGTTGCACTCAACGTCATCTAATGCAGATGTATTACGAACCTGAGCCATCCGCCGTGCTAGAGGTGCATGACCTCGGATGCATCATTGCGACATGATTCATAGTAACGACTAAACGTTAGCTGTTCTCTCTAACGCGGCAAATATTCCTGTGGTTTGCCACAGAGCGTGCGTGTCAACGTTAATGAACGCGATCTGCAGTGCGCATAAAAGCGCCTATACCTTCGAATTGTTGCTCTAAGTACGCAAGCATAGCTAACGTGCAGCGCCTTGAAGGAGCGTGTCGCAACTAGAGTGCCTGGATTACGTGGTTGAAACAGCGAAATTCTAGGAACAAAAGTATCGAAAGTGGTCAGTCCATGCTGAAGCTACAGCTATACTTACAATGACGCGTCCTCCACGACGATGTCCGCAATAAGCTCCTCCAAAACCTTCATCTTGCAGAACGCATCGATCAATTCCACCAGGAGTGAccagctgccggagaagatgtcCGATTTGAGCTTCAGTTTCCGCAGCATGCACTTTTCTTGGGCGAGGTATCTGGGGAAGAGTGCATTGGAGTCTTCATCGCGGTGGTTGAAAACGCATTCTCCAACAGCGAGGTCTGTGATGCTTTTGCTTTGAATGAGCACCTGGATTAGCCGACTCGCCTCAATATCGGGCATCATAACATCTGCCACGTCAAGTGTCGTCAAGTAATCCTTGCCTAGGAGATATGAGGTCCCAAAGAAGCCCACCTTCTCTCCCGTCTTATTCTCAAAATTGTCAACATTGAAGACAAGGTTCTGCAGTTCTGAGAGAGAATTGATCACTTCGAACATGAAAGCTGCCTCGGCCGGTGTAATGAATATCCCGCAGACAGTAACGCTTTTCAATGAGCGATGACATTTTACTGCTGGGAGCaaggaaaggcgaagcatcacgtTGTGGTTGAATTCCATCGCTGTGATGCAGTGGTGCTGGCCGAGTAGACGTTCAACAAGGTCCAGTGCTTTCGCTTTGCGTGAGTCTTCCCCGGAACCGCAAGTGCTTGACTGGACAACCGCAATGAGGACATCACCTCTGCTCAGTCCTCGCCTATCTTCACGAACCTCCAGGCCAGCGCCGAGAAGGACCTTGTTCAACTCACGACGGTGTGCCAGTAATTTACATCTCACACCGGCCTCCTTTGTGCATTGCAGGTTCAGTGCGTTCGGTTCGGTGTTGCCCCTGTCTGCTGCATGTCGGGTGTCGACCAAATGTTCTACCTGCGATGCTTTCGACGCTTTAGACATGATTCACCAGCTCCCTCGGTGTCAAAATTCCGCGCTGGTACGTGAACGTCGTCCTTTAGACCTCTCGCGTGAAACCTGCGCGTAGCAAGAAACGGTGCACAACAGTGTTAGCCAAGAAACAGTTTAACACTGTGAACGCACTTCACTCAAGGCCTCTCTCTTCTGCTGTGAAGCATGTTTCTACCACAAAAAGATTAAATGGCGCCAACTCTCGGCTATACCTATGAAAGACTAAACGCGCTGCGAATGCTCGAGGAAAAAACTTCCCTAGTGCGTTTTGCGGATTCTCACTCCTGTTGCTCGAATTTGTTGCATGATTGCAGGAGGTTACAACACTAGCCCACAGCACTGGCGTGAAGGATTTTATGGATGTTATGAACAATAGCGTGCTTTATCCAAACAGGTTCCTATAACTCTACCAAAATGGCCAGCTTTGCTCCAGCCTGCTAAGCCCAGATACGTTCAGCAAAAGGGCGTAGAAGTTGTCAAGGTCAAAGCTACCAAGTGGCTAGTGAGATTGCAATAAGGTTGCCAGTATGCATTCTGAAGGCACTGTAAGTTTGTGTTTCTGCTTAGAAATCACGTCGGCACCTGTTTCGGGCTATCTAGTAACCACTTGAGCTACCGCGGATCGTTTTTTTATccattttctggggtatttatgtttatctagtAGAACTACACCGcggagtgttagtcagcgccacacCCCCGCAGTCAAGGCCATGAGGTGTGGCGTTGGCcaacactcccaggtttagtaCTAGTAGAGAAATACAAGTACCCCACAAAGTGAATGGGAGaacggcgccacggtagctcaattggtaagagcatcacacgcgtaatgcgaagaacagggttcgtgccccacctgcggtCGGTTGTTTTCACCTGCGGTCAGAacatgtaatttcccctatgcgaTCCTTGGTGCCTTTGTTtattggcttcttataatatgacACGTATTGATGTGGGAAGAAGTTCGGCTTGTTAATTGAAAAAGCGTCGCTACTTGTAACGACGATTTCGTAAACGTCACCCTCCCTGCAGCACTCTCAGCGCCGTGTCTGCATCGCCCGAACTGCCACGTGCGGAACGGAGGACCAATTTCCAAGCGCCCGGGACAAGTCGACGCTGCGGTCAGCGAGATCTGCGGTGTTGATGCCCTCTAAGTCACATTGGTGCAGACTGTGTAAAGGCGTCGATTCTAGGAACCAATTTTACTTGGAAGCAGTAGCAACGATTTTGGAGACGAGCCTAAACCGTATTTTGCACTTACTGCAGGTTagtgataaaattttgtttctCCCGAGTGGAAATGGTGTGCTTAatgtcgctgctgctgccaatcTTTCAAGCGTTCATTGAAAAGCTTTCATTGCAATTTGCGGAGTGTTTTTCTTTATTCTCACGAATTGTGGCATTGTGtatgcatgtttcttttttcctctttatTTGGTTTTTGTACTGACGCACAATGGCGAAGGATTACGGGCTTGTcagagaagaaatgaaaaatgattTTGCTAAGCTTAAAGGAAATATTTTCCGGAAATTTAAATAATCCAAAAGAGCTACAAGAGAGAGAGTTGAGAATGATAATCCGTGAGCCTAAAACTGAGCAATCATACATAACCCAAAACCTTGAATTTGTCCATGGAACAATCGTATATAGACCTCAAACATAACATAGAAAGTAAAGAAGCATGAAATGCACAGCTCAGAAAGAAAAATGAGGCTCTAAATGAAAAGTGCATAGCATTGTAGGGCCTGGCAGAGGAACTGAATAATCGTTTAGCAAATGCAGAGCAGCATTCCAGGAAGTCCAATCTTGAAATAAAGGGCCTTGAAAAATAAGAAGACGAAAGTGTTCCGTACATCCTCTTCAAAACAGGTAGCGTCATTAAAGAATCGATAATTGAAAGTGATATTGAAACCTGCCACCGCGTGCTGACGCGTAACAGTGAAATTGTGAACATTGTAGTTCAATTCAGTTCGAGCGCGAAGTGAGATGCAGGCCTAAACAGCTCAAGGAAGACTGGGTTCACTAATGCCGACATTGGACTTCGCGGCCGGACCTCAATTTATGTGAATGAGCATCTCTGCCACACGCGAAAAAGGCTGCTCGGAATGGCCTATAAAAATATGAACAGAAGTGGAAGTGTGTGTGGACAGAAGTAGTGTACATCAACAAGGAGTAGGATCTTGCTAAGATATGCAATACACCTATAGGTCGGATTAGCAGACTAGAGGTTcgattgcgcaacattttgacgggacacgcagaagagaaacacacacatGAGCGCGCTCTCttgtgtgtgtttctcttctgtTTGTTCCGTCgaaatgttgcgcaatccaacctctagtatgctataccaaAACGCCAAGTCTTCAACCTTGGCGGAGTAGCAGCAATTAGTAGCATGACTCAGCAATATGGTTTACTGCGAGGCTTCTCTCCCACAATCAATTCAACACAATCAGCTCTCTCTCAAAGCTGTCCTTCATTTGAACGCCCGTGCAGCTTTGAGCAAAGGATAGAGTCTACTTTAAGTTTTCTTAAtcgattgttttttttatttaagatTATAATGCTCACCGAGACTTGGTGAGCATTATACGGACTTGACCTTTGACGGTTCTATCATACGCACTTGGCACTTGACGGTTGTATTGTGCTCCGCCTCGATGGTTATCGAAATTTCTTCATGAATCGCTCAAATCATAGAGGAGCTAGAGTTGCAGTCTGTTTCGATGCTCATGTTCAGTGTGAACATTCTACTGATATTTGTAAAAAAACTGATGCTTATCAATGTCTAACCTTAGGAAGCAACCTCGAAATAATATGCGCCATTTACCGTCCATCAAGCGGGGATATTACAGTTTTcttgaatttattgattattgatagattatcgattactgactaagcttaagtagaaCCAACCATGCTTAGGTAGACTTATTATCCAGTCTCAGGTTTGCTAGTTCACAGTGGTATGTACCATTGCGCTTGTACcgtttctgcactaccgccaggatcggcccacatcttaacgcgatagcgtttagggcccgtgtagcataaaatccggcgtcggcaatgTCGCCCGCAGCCGAGAAAATTTgtcccaaccacgcaggccctccaaatatattttaccgcTAAAGTTGTTCACACTTTGTCCTGCACTCTTTACAAAGTTATCCCTCAGAATTTgggtgacagcccacaaacaattgtcatgaaacaaaataccgacagcacatgccttttatgctaaatcttctcaggctgaaatataaAAAGTACaagcaataaaagaaggccggccaaCGAAAGAGGCCGcctttctaccagaaagcgcgccttcgtgaatagcgttcaccgccagagtttcccggtaaacataacggttacataagctgcagttgccggcaagTGGGAGAAACAATCAaggatctttcaatgctatcgcgttccactcttgttCTGTTCGCGCATCACGGACTAACGGTCGACTTAAACAGCGTGGCTGTTAAAAATATCCGTAGCTCTAGCGCAACTATATACAATGTTTTTCTTCTCGTCTGTACTGAAACACGTAGCACCGGTTACATAGCATCAGTCGTGCTCACTGGTATGCACTTCGGCACCCCTTGCATGTCCCTGTCAGGAAATGAGTGCACCATTTGCCATGGCCGGAGCACGTGCGAGCGATCGGCTGCTTGGGACGCAGACGAGGCCCTCGCGGACGGCAACGCCGGAGCCACTCTTTCTAAATACCCTCCGAGCTCGCTCAAATGGCGCGTCGCGCCGTCTCAGAGGCCATAGTTTGTTTGCCTCTTGCTACCACCGTCAGCGCTGCCATCTGGCAAGTTGTCAACAtaaggaatgttgacacaaaatggaggaagctgaccagaatattgccaatcaaatatttggactgcaggaggggtgcaaaccaagaaagagcggttaagaaaaagggtaaaaaaacagagaggggtctgtggaaaacagggatgcagacgaaatcagcaatGGGTACCTACAGAACTTTCAAGcgagaaattgccaaagaaaatagctacgataattctagggaaGCGCTTTGTTGTTTGAAGCGAGGACCATAGTATTGCGGACAAAGATATACCGAGTCAagaccaaggtatagacacgttatgcggtgcatgtggagaggaataagaaacggctgaacacctcatacttttctgtaaaagGCTTAACCCTACattgcaaagcaacggggcttgtttttcaaagcattggggtttagggaaagtggaggcaaaatagacttttaAAAAGCAGGTAGAAATAACGAAATGGAgcttatctgattggtggctaaaatcaaggcaagagtgaaatttcaccctccacaaagtacaaaatatgttaataatCATGGCTAGGTGTCGTACTCCACCGCCCGACTTAAACGGTTGaacctcatccatccatccatcctcggTCTTGGGGCaattaaagcccctccatacatgTTTGCGCCGACCCGGTTAAGTACCGCCAGCCATAGAGCTAATATagccaactctagaggaaaagctccccatagagCCCATGTATGCAAAGCAGGAACCGCAAGGGTGCAACcacttgagtggaatgtgataAACAATGCCTGTGTCACAATTCGCTAAAGGAGACACCCGTGCCTAACACCAcattcatatttttttcttctttttaatcccCCGTCCCGCCCAAGTTTTAAAACTAATCATAAACAGAACGCTTCAGTGGAGGgggggaataaaaagaaaaggcagtgCTTATCGCATTCCGCTCAAGTTGGTAAAGGTTATATTGGACAGAGTGGCAGAGGCCTTAATATGAGTCTAAATGTACATCTGCATTCACCTAACGATCCCAATGCTTTGAATCTAGCTTCtcattgttttacgtgcggttgtaAACCATTGTTCgaggacacaaaagtcctttctagacgcaaatgccaaactacacgtgaaataattgaggcatttcacataaaAAGACAAAGAGAAACTTGTGTTAGTCAGGCATCGATGTCATTGTCAGGCAGTGAATTTCAATATTTCCTAAGCACGTGCGTCAGTGTGAAGTAGtactttttcttgttttaaatttTGCGGCTTcgccatttttttatttgttttatctCATAACTGTTATCCTTTAGACCATGTGATGTTCCTACGCTACGGTTTTAGCAATCACTCAGATATGGTGTCCTTTCCCGATAAAGACTTCGTTGtgagttagcgcttgtcctgtcttcttctgccaCCGTCCGTGTTTTTTCGCGCTAAAACCAAGAGCTTGAAAAGAGAATTTGGCTAATTTTGGTCTGGGAGGGATTCTAACCCGGGCCTCGGGGGTGCTAGACGAGCCCGCTTCCGCGACCGCTCCAAGGTGTGCCcattgcgtgcgtcattgcacacgtaaCGTcgtgttgagacgcttggcgcgtttcgatttggccttgAAGAAGCGCAGTTGAAAAGcaagcgagagcttgcgcggacaaggaacgtgcggaaaaaacgtTTCGTCGAAGGGACTGTAACTAAGCAGCCTTAAGTGTGTCTGCCTAAATTTGTTTAACGACGCATATCGCAGGTGTCACGGCCAAAGAACGCTAGATGTCATAGCGACATTTGGCTCCTAAACTCGCAATATTCTTCGGAAATCGCCAATGAACATAGGACACGCTACCGTGATTAGCAGCGAAACAACGCAACAAAAAATAACCGAGAAAATATTTTTGAACAATCGATAAtgcaacaattaaaaaaatatatattgtttCACAACGCAAGCGGCACTCAGTTgtattttttctttgctttaatcAGCATAACCATGTAGAATGATTGTGTACACTTCACATCGGATGGGGAATTTACACTGTTTCGTGACCCCGGCTGACAGGGAGGTGAAGTAGGGGTGTGCCGAACATTTTTGACCTGTCGTGGAGGGGT
This region of Dermacentor silvarum isolate Dsil-2018 chromosome 5, BIME_Dsil_1.4, whole genome shotgun sequence genomic DNA includes:
- the LOC125945408 gene encoding uncharacterized protein LOC125945408, which gives rise to MKVLEELIADIVVEDASFVYTVALFAEVITQSATLRSLRLPTTHCQCEAAIWFPSVLRPHPEAAQCMKPWLAALPMPNSPLKKLGIDLRGFGEAECHDFFHAIADNNSLVSVVVHSLPIIDGLDRVCATIRNRGLKDRVVIKGHYTHLTTKQLQECPQISSASIGHSYVMRNEYFRTQLVISAFGVVAGCAHVTSLQVDCYNFDRNDFSALAACIRGPSALIDVDIDLSDVRDYLTPQEQRDVQSELVSALAANLNLVRVCVRGAQLSDYDFAVLADGANKSISITDFTATPGCTSTSMPDAMDRTEPKCRFFMIESFTGASDANDIALADILHATRRNASAVSAAAQFVLGEQDTLEGADAVELMHGHPRLLEMVIEGADVTKAEAQKMISSALLRVRHCSLDEFMAMAGVVKDRVACLRHPDARRQLADIDHDSWLHIRSYLKIADVLHI